From Nitrospirota bacterium, the proteins below share one genomic window:
- a CDS encoding YihY/virulence factor BrkB family protein, with product MANPLRFMSVVMTEFRRLGCTSLAASLAFFSLLSLFPMVFLLLYAVGFLVSQDVIGHQFLLSFLKGFLPGLGPGLANEIRRVAELEPVRWIVLLAFAWFGTLVFFEIDYTINVVFGSSRHRHPLISTAVAVALFGVIELLLIVTYVATQTIDALVAHAPRLWSIDLVAVAAHDFVLAYTLPFILSLAAVTCLYRYLPQQRPRLRDAAAGGLLFSLLWVLAKLLFVAYGEQATIYGRLYGSLLDVIILLLWVYYSASLLLFGAVIVRHLQIHTAPPSFP from the coding sequence ATGGCGAACCCGCTGCGCTTCATGTCCGTCGTGATGACGGAGTTTCGCCGGCTCGGCTGCACCAGTCTGGCCGCATCCCTGGCTTTCTTCTCCTTGTTGTCTCTCTTTCCGATGGTCTTCCTGCTGCTCTACGCCGTGGGGTTCCTCGTCAGCCAGGACGTCATCGGCCACCAGTTTCTGTTGAGCTTTTTGAAAGGCTTTCTCCCCGGTCTCGGTCCGGGCTTGGCGAACGAAATCCGTCGTGTCGCCGAGCTGGAGCCCGTCCGTTGGATCGTCCTGCTGGCCTTCGCCTGGTTCGGCACCCTGGTGTTCTTTGAGATCGACTACACGATCAACGTCGTCTTCGGCTCGTCTCGGCACCGCCACCCGCTCATTTCCACCGCCGTCGCCGTCGCCCTGTTCGGCGTCATCGAGCTGCTCCTGATCGTGACCTATGTCGCGACCCAGACCATCGACGCCCTCGTCGCCCACGCGCCCCGCTTGTGGAGCATCGACCTGGTCGCGGTCGCCGCCCATGATTTCGTCCTCGCCTACACCCTGCCGTTCATCCTGAGCTTGGCCGCGGTGACCTGTCTCTACCGTTACTTGCCGCAACAACGCCCACGCCTGCGCGACGCGGCGGCCGGCGGGTTGCTGTTCAGCCTGCTTTGGGTCCTGGCAAAACTGCTGTTCGTCGCCTACGGTGAACAGGCCACGATTTACGGCCGCCTGTACGGCTCGCTGCTGGACGTCATCATCCTCCTGCTCTGGGTGTACTATTCCGCAAGCCTGTTGCTGTTCGGCGCCGTCATCGTCCGCCACCTCCAGATTCACACGGCTCCGCCCTCCTTTCCCTGA
- a CDS encoding site-2 protease family protein, translating to MHGPDWQIGRILGIPIKVHASWFLVFLFVTWTLATGYLPAALPGHSAGRYWAMGGVSAVLLFASVLLHELGHSYVALRYRIPIGQITLFIFGGVAQMRREPPGPRAEFLIAIAGPLVSFILGGLCFGLVSVAEATPGAGQFQGLLVLAVMVGQTNILLGVFNLLPGFPLDGGRVLRAGLWAWTKDFYRATSQASLAGLWFGGVLSLLGGLLVFGALAGALPGALVTNGGWIVLIGAFLFAAARGSRRQAALKAALSSVAVRDLMVRTVATISPDLTIEDAVNRRFLHYGYGGFPVMQDGHLVGMVTVREIRAVPTSLWAWRQVHHVMRPWTPEMAVTSDCSAIQALERMVQEGEDRLVVVDDGRLVGLVTRSAIGRYLQLRGFGT from the coding sequence ATGCACGGCCCGGATTGGCAGATCGGTCGGATACTCGGCATCCCCATTAAAGTCCACGCGTCCTGGTTTCTCGTCTTTCTGTTTGTCACCTGGACGCTGGCGACCGGCTATCTGCCGGCGGCCTTGCCCGGCCACTCCGCCGGGCGCTATTGGGCGATGGGCGGCGTGTCCGCCGTGCTGCTCTTCGCCTCGGTCTTGCTCCACGAACTCGGCCATTCCTATGTGGCTCTGCGCTATCGCATTCCCATCGGGCAGATCACGCTGTTCATCTTCGGCGGGGTCGCGCAGATGCGTCGGGAACCGCCTGGTCCGCGGGCCGAGTTTCTCATTGCGATCGCCGGCCCGCTCGTGAGTTTCATCCTGGGCGGGCTGTGCTTCGGACTGGTGTCCGTGGCCGAAGCGACGCCCGGCGCCGGTCAATTTCAGGGTCTTCTGGTTCTCGCCGTGATGGTGGGACAGACCAACATCCTGCTCGGGGTGTTCAACTTGCTCCCCGGATTCCCTCTGGATGGGGGGCGGGTGTTGCGGGCCGGCCTGTGGGCGTGGACCAAGGACTTCTATCGGGCCACGAGCCAGGCTTCGCTGGCCGGACTGTGGTTCGGGGGGGTGTTGTCGCTGCTCGGCGGCCTGTTGGTCTTTGGCGCCTTGGCCGGCGCGTTACCGGGCGCGCTCGTGACGAACGGCGGGTGGATCGTCCTGATCGGTGCGTTTCTGTTCGCGGCCGCGCGCGGCAGTCGCCGCCAAGCGGCGCTGAAGGCCGCGCTCTCGTCCGTTGCCGTGCGGGATCTCATGGTCCGCACCGTGGCGACGATCAGTCCGGACCTGACGATAGAAGATGCCGTCAACCGCCGGTTCTTGCACTATGGCTACGGCGGGTTCCCGGTGATGCAGGACGGGCATCTCGTCGGTATGGTCACGGTTCGCGAGATCCGCGCCGTCCCGACATCGCTGTGGGCGTGGCGGCAGGTGCATCACGTGATGCGGCCCTGGACGCCGGAGATGGCGGTGACATCGGATTGCTCCGCGATTCAGGCGCTGGAACGGATGGTTCAGGAGGGCGAGGATCGATTGGTGGTGGTCGATGACGGGCGACTGGTCGGCCTGGTCACACGCTCCGCGATCGGGCGGTATCTGCAATTACGAGGATTCGGGACTTAG
- a CDS encoding polysaccharide deacetylase family protein: protein MPGLRGHGAGRAAAGLTALVALVWAVAPGQAQVIKSGPPTCHAVALTFDLCPVRSGPGYDADLIGFLVSKQIPATFFLSGNWMAKHDTEVQALLTVPFFEIGTHGDVHAHLPMHTEEEQRREILGPVTLLKTKYRREASLFRPPYGEFNDLTVEVVRSLGLRFVLWNVESGDPDPQLTREQILARLKARVKHGSVIVFHANGKGKHTRAVIEEVVQVLLPERGLIPATVSELLACVNHAPQPHR, encoded by the coding sequence ATGCCGGGCCTCAGAGGACATGGTGCGGGCCGCGCCGCGGCCGGCCTGACGGCGCTGGTGGCACTCGTCTGGGCGGTCGCTCCCGGACAGGCGCAGGTCATCAAATCCGGACCGCCAACCTGTCACGCCGTCGCCTTGACCTTCGACCTCTGTCCGGTGCGAAGCGGGCCCGGCTACGACGCGGACCTGATCGGGTTCCTGGTGTCCAAGCAGATCCCCGCCACCTTCTTTCTGTCCGGCAATTGGATGGCCAAGCACGATACGGAAGTGCAAGCGCTGTTGACAGTGCCGTTCTTCGAAATCGGGACACATGGGGACGTGCACGCGCACTTGCCGATGCACACGGAAGAGGAGCAGCGGCGGGAAATTCTCGGGCCGGTCACGCTGCTCAAGACCAAATACCGCCGCGAGGCGTCGCTATTCAGGCCGCCTTACGGAGAGTTCAACGATCTCACGGTGGAAGTCGTGAGGTCCCTGGGGCTTCGGTTTGTTCTGTGGAACGTCGAGTCCGGCGATCCGGACCCGCAACTGACTCGCGAACAGATCCTGGCGCGGCTCAAGGCCAGGGTGAAGCACGGCAGCGTGATCGTCTTCCATGCCAACGGCAAAGGGAAGCACACACGCGCCGTGATCGAAGAGGTGGTGCAGGTCCTGTTGCCCGAACGCGGGCTGATCCCGGCCACCGTCTCGGAGCTTCTCGCATGCGTGAACCACGCTCCGCAGCCGCACCGATGA
- a CDS encoding GNAT family N-acetyltransferase: MIRAFQPEDREPVVRFLSDSDPWKRLNYTAADWNRIFTPLPQGRDGYVIELDGAVAGVALVRQKFLMGDYLELLAVAPWAQGRGLGAALLAHLERIVFARTKNVFVCVSDFNEGARRFYRKHGYQEIGPMPNFLIPGSAEILLRKTAGPARENS; encoded by the coding sequence ATGATCCGGGCATTTCAACCGGAGGACCGGGAACCGGTCGTTCGATTCCTCAGCGATTCCGACCCCTGGAAGCGGCTGAACTACACGGCAGCCGACTGGAACCGCATTTTCACACCGCTGCCGCAGGGCCGCGACGGGTATGTCATCGAACTGGACGGAGCCGTGGCGGGGGTGGCGTTGGTCCGCCAGAAATTTCTCATGGGGGACTATCTGGAGTTGCTCGCCGTCGCCCCGTGGGCGCAAGGTCGGGGCTTGGGAGCCGCGCTGCTGGCTCACCTGGAACGAATCGTCTTCGCCCGCACGAAAAACGTCTTCGTCTGCGTATCCGACTTCAATGAGGGCGCGCGGCGGTTTTATCGGAAACACGGCTATCAGGAGATCGGGCCCATGCCGAATTTCCTGATTCCCGGTTCGGCGGAGATTCTGCTGCGCAAGACCGCGGGGCCGGCGAGAGAGAACAGTTGA
- a CDS encoding VOC family protein gives MRVKKLLHTRMRVSDMDETIKFYTDVLGLEVLERKTSPRGSHLAFLKAPNSEELIELCSFPPSGPVKVQEDLVHLAFEIDNLDETIRALEAKRVKITDGPTRTSSGSRFIFIDAPDGYEIELIERPPGTAIV, from the coding sequence ATGCGCGTCAAAAAACTTCTGCACACCCGCATGCGCGTCAGCGACATGGATGAGACGATTAAGTTCTACACGGACGTGCTGGGTCTTGAAGTCCTGGAGCGGAAGACGTCGCCGCGCGGCTCGCACCTGGCTTTTCTCAAGGCGCCCAACAGCGAAGAACTGATCGAGCTGTGCAGCTTTCCGCCGAGCGGACCGGTCAAGGTCCAGGAGGATTTGGTCCACCTGGCGTTCGAAATCGACAACCTGGATGAGACGATCCGGGCTCTTGAAGCCAAGCGGGTCAAGATCACCGACGGTCCGACCAGGACCTCCTCCGGCAGCCGCTTCATCTTTATCGACGCTCCCGACGGCTACGAGATCGAATTGATCGAACGGCCGCCGGGCACGGCGATTGTATAG
- the dapF gene encoding diaminopimelate epimerase, which translates to MKNAFYRGHGLGNDYLVMDPKELSFKLTPANVRAICDRHRGLGSDGILAPVPSKNADFGLRIFNPDGSEAEKSGNGLRIFARYLHATGRVRRKTFSVDTKGGRVAVELHLDRYGEASAVTVEMGRASFEPDALPCKLSVDELINQPITVAGQELRFTGVSVGNPHCVVFKPKGAEWTRDELLLLGPELENHPLFPKRTNVQLAVPTGPRDIFMLIWERGAGETQASGSSSCAAASAAVRLGLVRSPVSVRMPGGALRIDVDRDFSLTMQGPVAEVARGTLSPAFVRTLH; encoded by the coding sequence ATGAAGAACGCCTTCTACCGTGGCCACGGCCTCGGTAACGATTATCTCGTGATGGACCCGAAGGAGTTGTCGTTCAAACTCACGCCCGCCAACGTCCGGGCGATCTGCGACCGCCACCGGGGCCTGGGCAGCGACGGCATTCTCGCGCCCGTCCCCTCCAAGAACGCCGACTTCGGCCTGCGCATCTTCAATCCCGACGGCAGCGAAGCGGAAAAATCCGGCAACGGCCTGCGCATCTTCGCCCGCTATCTGCATGCGACCGGCCGCGTCCGCCGGAAAACGTTCAGCGTGGACACGAAGGGCGGACGGGTTGCGGTCGAGCTGCATCTGGATCGGTACGGAGAGGCCAGCGCCGTGACGGTCGAGATGGGGCGGGCCTCTTTCGAGCCCGACGCGCTCCCATGCAAACTGTCCGTGGACGAGCTGATTAACCAGCCGATCACGGTCGCCGGACAAGAACTCCGCTTTACCGGCGTCAGCGTCGGCAATCCCCATTGCGTCGTCTTCAAGCCGAAAGGAGCGGAGTGGACGCGAGACGAACTTCTCCTCCTCGGTCCGGAACTCGAAAATCATCCGCTCTTCCCCAAACGAACCAACGTCCAGCTCGCCGTGCCGACCGGTCCGCGGGACATCTTCATGCTGATCTGGGAACGGGGCGCGGGAGAGACCCAAGCCTCCGGGTCCTCTTCCTGCGCCGCCGCCAGCGCGGCCGTGCGGTTGGGCCTGGTGCGGAGCCCGGTCTCCGTCAGGATGCCGGGCGGCGCCTTGCGCATCGACGTGGACCGGGACTTCAGCCTCACCATGCAGGGGCCCGTCGCGGAAGTGGCGCGCGGCACTTTGAGCCCGGCGTTTGTGCGCACATTACACTGA
- a CDS encoding four helix bundle protein, which produces MGTAKPRGNRVKTFQDLEVWQVGRRIRSQLYGVANRLPDCERYNLSAQIRRAAVSLTSNIAEGYGRYHFKENVKCCRISRGSAYELIDHLIACQDERYLKKKGGSLRLTP; this is translated from the coding sequence ATGGGAACGGCCAAACCCAGAGGCAATAGGGTCAAGACATTCCAGGACTTGGAAGTCTGGCAAGTAGGAAGAAGGATTCGCAGCCAGCTTTATGGAGTAGCCAACCGACTCCCTGATTGTGAACGCTATAACCTGTCAGCGCAGATCAGAAGGGCTGCAGTCTCACTGACTTCGAACATTGCGGAAGGATATGGGCGTTATCATTTCAAGGAGAATGTTAAGTGTTGTCGCATCTCCAGGGGCTCGGCCTATGAGTTGATTGACCATCTCATTGCGTGCCAAGATGAGCGTTATCTGAAAAAGAAAGGAGGAAGCCTAAGACTTACACCGTGA
- the uvrC gene encoding excinuclease ABC subunit UvrC has translation MTPELQSKLDRLPTQPGVYLFKSARGEILYIGKAGVLADRVRSYFQRGSDHTPKTTVLVGQVADIETIVTRSELEALILESNLIKRHRPRFNVVLRDDKQYPYLRLPIKEDFPRLSIVRRVQKDGALYYGPYTPAGALRETLKVIRKVFPLATCEIDIDGKAERACIEFEIKRCMAPCIGNQTRDEYHRIVKQVRQFLEGRDTELLEDLRAHMHAAAEREDFEEAARLRDRIFKIERTLEKQRITQTASTDQDVIGLARQGTAVDLQMLFVRGGLLIGRKDFFWTESAEASDEELVRSAVEQFYNKDGLPPKELLVPTALGDAALIERWLSEKKGETVRVIAPERGKKHQLVQLAEENAAVALADHLRDEETDRLATEELKRLLRLDKAPRRIEGFDISNTMGDQSVASLVVWEDGQAKKSDYRKFRIRTVAGANDFASMREAVMRRYGQACGEQGRTTEDLPLPDLVLIDGGLGQLAAAMEGLKQVGRAELPIIGLAKARGEKEERVFLPGRKNPVMLNPSSPATHLLQRIRDEAHRFAVTYHRKLRGNALVASRLDQIIGIGEIRRNTLLKTFGSLETIAQATDEELKQAGIDSKTAVEIRKALSKT, from the coding sequence ATGACCCCTGAACTCCAATCCAAGCTCGACCGCCTTCCGACCCAGCCGGGCGTGTACCTGTTCAAGAGCGCCAGGGGGGAGATCCTGTATATCGGCAAGGCCGGCGTGCTGGCCGACCGCGTGCGGTCGTACTTCCAGCGTGGGAGCGATCACACGCCGAAAACCACCGTGCTGGTCGGTCAGGTCGCGGACATTGAAACGATCGTCACCCGATCGGAACTCGAAGCCCTCATCCTCGAAAGCAACCTGATCAAACGCCACCGCCCCCGATTCAACGTCGTCCTCCGCGACGACAAGCAGTATCCCTACCTCCGCCTGCCGATTAAGGAGGACTTCCCGCGTCTGTCGATCGTCCGCCGCGTGCAGAAAGACGGCGCGCTCTACTACGGCCCTTACACCCCGGCCGGCGCCCTGCGCGAAACCCTGAAGGTCATCCGCAAGGTGTTCCCCCTCGCCACCTGCGAGATCGACATCGACGGAAAGGCCGAGCGCGCCTGCATTGAGTTCGAGATCAAGCGATGCATGGCACCCTGCATCGGCAACCAGACCCGCGACGAGTATCACCGGATCGTCAAGCAGGTCCGCCAATTCCTGGAAGGGCGCGACACCGAACTGCTGGAAGACTTGCGCGCGCACATGCACGCGGCGGCCGAGCGGGAAGACTTCGAAGAGGCGGCCCGGCTACGCGACCGGATCTTCAAGATCGAGCGGACCTTGGAGAAACAGCGGATCACCCAGACCGCTTCGACGGACCAGGACGTCATCGGGCTGGCGCGGCAGGGAACGGCGGTCGATCTCCAGATGCTGTTCGTGCGCGGCGGCCTGCTGATCGGGCGCAAGGATTTTTTCTGGACCGAGTCGGCGGAGGCGAGCGACGAGGAGCTCGTCCGGTCGGCCGTCGAGCAGTTTTACAACAAGGACGGGCTCCCGCCGAAGGAGTTGCTGGTCCCGACCGCGTTGGGGGACGCGGCGTTGATCGAGCGGTGGCTGTCCGAGAAGAAAGGCGAGACGGTGCGGGTGATCGCGCCGGAGCGAGGGAAGAAACATCAGTTAGTCCAACTCGCGGAGGAAAACGCGGCCGTGGCGCTCGCCGACCATCTCCGCGACGAAGAGACCGATCGCCTGGCGACGGAGGAACTGAAGCGCTTACTCCGCCTCGACAAGGCCCCGCGCCGCATCGAAGGATTCGACATCTCGAACACGATGGGCGACCAGTCGGTCGCCTCGCTTGTCGTGTGGGAGGACGGCCAGGCCAAGAAATCGGACTATCGGAAGTTCCGCATCCGGACCGTCGCGGGAGCGAACGACTTCGCCAGCATGAGAGAAGCGGTGATGCGGCGTTACGGCCAGGCCTGTGGTGAGCAAGGCCGAACCACTGAAGATCTGCCGCTGCCGGACCTCGTCCTGATCGACGGCGGGCTCGGCCAACTTGCCGCCGCGATGGAGGGCTTGAAGCAAGTCGGACGCGCGGAGTTGCCGATCATCGGACTGGCCAAGGCTCGCGGCGAGAAAGAAGAGCGCGTCTTTCTCCCCGGCCGCAAAAACCCCGTCATGCTGAATCCGTCTTCGCCCGCCACGCACCTGCTCCAACGCATCCGCGACGAAGCGCATCGGTTCGCCGTCACCTACCATCGAAAGCTCCGAGGAAACGCCCTGGTCGCGTCACGGCTCGACCAGATCATCGGGATCGGCGAGATCCGGCGGAACACTCTGCTCAAGACCTTCGGGAGCCTGGAAACCATCGCTCAGGCGACCGACGAAGAACTGAAACAGGCGGGCATCGACAGCAAGACGGCTGTCGAGATCCGGAAGGCGCTGTCTAAAACTTAA
- a CDS encoding LuxR family transcriptional regulator — protein sequence MGQFRTPFPARLFTDFSKRELQDFLEIFHYSVEAETNEDVVGVLRLLQKIVPCPHIIGGLVRVDQTGRVKEFANVLNISYPNDWLHRYAQNGYAQVDPVLNSLMTSLETQVWEHTYQNVTSTKQKEFIEDAKSFGLVNGVTTGSLEARRGLASFFSFAGGESSDNQRYAGILEYVIHHLHQALVKNAPNPAYNRVNGLSSRELAVLNWMKDGKTNWEIARILGVTERTVRFHIESIFIKLDVTSRTQAVAMAVESGVLTAT from the coding sequence ATGGGGCAGTTCAGAACGCCTTTCCCCGCCAGACTCTTCACCGACTTCTCCAAGCGCGAACTTCAGGACTTTCTCGAAATCTTCCACTATTCCGTTGAGGCCGAAACCAACGAAGACGTAGTCGGTGTGCTGCGCCTTCTCCAAAAAATTGTGCCCTGCCCTCACATCATCGGCGGGCTGGTGCGTGTAGACCAGACTGGGCGGGTTAAAGAATTTGCGAACGTGCTCAACATCAGTTACCCCAACGATTGGCTCCACCGATACGCCCAAAATGGATATGCGCAAGTCGATCCTGTTCTGAATTCTCTCATGACCAGCCTGGAGACACAGGTTTGGGAGCATACGTATCAGAACGTGACCTCCACCAAGCAGAAAGAATTCATCGAAGATGCGAAATCGTTCGGGTTGGTCAACGGCGTCACGACCGGCTCGCTGGAAGCCCGGCGCGGTTTGGCGAGCTTTTTCTCCTTCGCCGGCGGCGAATCCAGCGATAACCAGCGCTACGCGGGCATTCTGGAATACGTCATCCACCATCTGCACCAGGCCTTGGTCAAGAACGCGCCGAACCCCGCCTACAACCGCGTGAACGGCCTCTCCTCCCGCGAACTTGCCGTCCTCAACTGGATGAAGGACGGAAAGACCAACTGGGAGATCGCCCGCATCCTAGGTGTCACCGAACGCACCGTCCGCTTCCATATCGAGAGCATTTTCATCAAGCTTGACGTGACTTCAAGAACCCAGGCGGTCGCGATGGCCGTCGAAAGCGGCGTCTTGACGGCCACTTGA
- a CDS encoding acyl-homoserine-lactone synthase, which produces MEGWRKIAFYEGRFLVKTLTEQQDLVEAYRLRHKVFVDRLQWVPASPIELEVDSYDAWATSVGLFMDNGTLAGLFRILAPPGPFMLESEFRPCLLPGYRLRKEPDTVEITRLTVDPGIHDKGLSSRMMLALFKGVYQWSIFNDVRYLYMVVEKRFLRVLRAIGFPCEPISPVVTLPPAGAISVAAMLDWDQFREESARKHPEFLQWITTLDNAEVRGEAVALQTVEVKAEHTAPISGELVKA; this is translated from the coding sequence ATGGAGGGCTGGAGGAAGATCGCGTTCTATGAGGGGCGGTTTTTGGTCAAAACGCTCACGGAGCAACAAGATCTTGTGGAAGCTTATCGGTTGCGCCACAAAGTCTTTGTCGACCGGCTGCAATGGGTGCCGGCCTCGCCCATCGAATTGGAGGTGGATTCTTATGACGCCTGGGCAACATCGGTCGGTCTGTTCATGGACAATGGGACCCTGGCGGGCTTGTTTCGTATCCTGGCGCCGCCCGGGCCGTTCATGTTGGAGTCGGAGTTCCGACCCTGTTTGCTTCCCGGATATCGTCTTCGGAAAGAGCCGGATACGGTGGAAATCACACGGCTGACTGTGGATCCGGGCATTCACGATAAGGGACTCTCGTCCCGTATGATGCTGGCATTGTTCAAAGGCGTGTATCAGTGGTCGATCTTCAACGATGTCCGGTACCTCTATATGGTCGTCGAGAAGCGGTTTCTACGTGTGCTCCGCGCGATCGGCTTTCCCTGCGAGCCGATCAGCCCGGTCGTGACGCTGCCGCCGGCCGGTGCGATTTCCGTGGCGGCGATGTTGGACTGGGATCAGTTCCGAGAGGAGAGCGCGCGGAAGCACCCGGAGTTCTTGCAGTGGATTACGACGCTGGACAACGCGGAGGTTCGTGGCGAGGCGGTCGCGCTACAGACAGTCGAGGTCAAGGCAGAGCATACGGCCCCGATCAGCGGAGAATTAGTAAAGGCCTGA
- a CDS encoding response regulator transcription factor → MDRHSGKSIHVYIVDDHEVVRAGLRTILESAPDITVVGEAGARTEAVQEVVRLTPDLVLMDVRLKQSSGIEACRDIRRVCRETRVLMLTAFAEEDLVLDAALAGAHGYLSKFASSAALISAVRAIAAGRTVFDRTIAGRAFEMRPVLATKPRTGPESLTAQEQRVLTLVAEGKTNKEVAAELDLSEKTVKNYLANIYDKLNISRRAQAAALYARGMRAVAQYTVRTH, encoded by the coding sequence ATGGACAGGCACAGCGGCAAGTCCATTCACGTGTATATCGTGGACGATCACGAAGTCGTGCGGGCCGGATTACGGACCATCCTGGAATCCGCTCCCGACATCACCGTCGTCGGTGAAGCGGGCGCCAGAACGGAAGCGGTCCAGGAAGTCGTTCGCCTGACACCTGATCTCGTGTTGATGGACGTGCGTTTGAAACAGAGCAGCGGCATCGAAGCCTGCCGGGATATCCGGAGAGTCTGCCGCGAAACCCGTGTCCTGATGCTCACCGCCTTTGCCGAGGAAGACCTTGTCCTCGACGCCGCGTTGGCCGGCGCCCACGGCTATCTTTCCAAGTTCGCGAGCAGCGCGGCCCTGATCAGCGCGGTGCGAGCGATTGCGGCAGGCCGGACGGTGTTCGACAGGACGATCGCGGGGCGGGCGTTCGAGATGAGACCTGTCCTCGCCACGAAACCCAGGACAGGACCGGAGAGCCTGACCGCGCAGGAACAGCGTGTCCTGACGCTGGTCGCGGAGGGTAAGACCAACAAGGAAGTCGCGGCTGAACTCGACCTGAGCGAAAAAACCGTCAAGAACTATCTCGCCAATATCTACGACAAGCTCAACATCTCGCGTCGCGCACAGGCTGCCGCTCTCTATGCCAGAGGGATGAGGGCGGTCGCTCAATATACCGTGCGAACACACTGA
- a CDS encoding TIGR00645 family protein — protein MSNVTHSTHSPGTATTSTAATTDVAGRVERGFEVIVFASRWIQAPLYAGLIVAELLYAYKFLVELWEMIHNIRELTETIFMLGVLSLVDITMVANLLTMVVIGGYATFVSKLDLEGHRDRPDWLSHVDPGTIKVKLAASLIGISSIHLLKAFVNVSNVPPEQIKWQIFIHMTFLGSAILLAWTDKLMQKDRKH, from the coding sequence ATGTCCAACGTGACGCATTCCACTCACTCACCGGGCACGGCCACGACCTCAACTGCGGCGACCACGGACGTCGCCGGCCGCGTCGAGCGCGGATTCGAGGTTATCGTGTTCGCCAGCCGGTGGATTCAAGCGCCGCTCTATGCCGGCCTGATCGTCGCCGAACTGCTCTACGCGTACAAGTTCCTGGTCGAGCTGTGGGAGATGATCCACAACATCCGCGAACTGACGGAAACGATTTTCATGCTCGGCGTCTTGTCCCTCGTCGATATCACGATGGTCGCCAACCTACTGACGATGGTCGTGATCGGCGGCTACGCGACGTTCGTCAGCAAGCTCGACCTGGAGGGGCATCGAGACCGGCCGGACTGGCTCAGCCACGTGGACCCGGGCACCATCAAGGTCAAGCTCGCGGCCTCGCTGATCGGCATCTCCAGCATTCATCTCCTGAAAGCCTTCGTGAACGTGAGCAACGTGCCGCCCGAACAGATCAAGTGGCAGATCTTCATCCACATGACATTCCTGGGCTCCGCCATCCTGCTGGCCTGGACCGACAAGCTGATGCAGAAGGATCGCAAACACTGA